The sequence AGGCCAGCAGCATCACCACCAGGGTGAGGAGCCAGGCCAGGGCACAAACCCCGGCGCGGTACTCCCACTTCCCCAGCTGTATGTAGGCCATGGGGTGGGCTGCCGCCAGGTAGCGCTCCACACACATGCAGGCCAGCAGGAGTGGACATCCGAAGATGTTGAGGGCGGAGAGGGCTTCGGCCGCCGTGAGCATCTGTTGGGACGCGTCGTGGTGCATGGCAGTGTAGATGTCCATGGGCAGGCTGAGGCAGTAGAGAATGTCCAGGATGGACAGGTTGAGGCCCAGGACCTTGGAGGCTGACAGGGCCTTCTTGCTGCTCATCAACAGCCACAGCAGGCCCATGTTGGCTGGGAGACCTGTCAGCAGGGTGAAGATCTTGATGCTCAACCACACAATAGAATCGGCAAGTATGTGGCACTGTTGCATCACCTCGTCTATGCTGCTATCTACGCCGTAGAATGACCAGAAAATTTCAACAAATGATGACGTGGCAAAACTATTGGTGCCATTGGAGTTTTGGTCCACGCAAAAAGAAGTGTTGCTTATGTTGCAGGGGGGTGGCGTAGGGCTACCCCCATAGGAGAAAGTGCTATTGATGCCCATGGTGTCTCTTCTGAGGAAACGTATCAGAAGACTCTGCAGTGGACAAAAGcaaatccttatttacataatattGAATGTTTATAAGGAAAAGTACCACCAACCATTCAAAGTGAATGGGGGAAACACCTGTGGTAATGGGATATCATAACTATTATTTACAATCAATTAACACTCAAGAAGTCATCAATCTCTTATGTATAGGTTGCATCTCAATCATTTTGACGTAAGTCTCAAACACTCCCCTCCACTCTACATCCATTGAGATTTAACAAATAAGGCTTATCAATCCTGACATTCACACCTGAgattatatttcaaaatgtaaACTAATGAAATCCATTTACAGAACATCTTATTTGTTCACAAAAATCTACTTATAGGGCGACCTTCAAGCCATTGAACAATATAATTCCAAGGTTCTTTAACTTATGATACCAAAGTAATAAACCCTATACATCATAATTACATTATAAGATAGTACTTTATTAtaaggtgtaggatcttaatttgagccagtttgctacagcaggaaaataatcctgcagcatcaggaaatgtgaattattatgtgggtATAATAAATGGAGAAATATACAAGGGTtgaagtttgcatttcctgctgtacaGGAAAATTCTTAGaaacaaattaagatcctacatctgtaatccCCAAAGGGGAAATTTGTTTGTACCAGTTGATACATACAAATTCCCCCCTTTGGGGATTAATAAGTACTATCTTATCTCTTGTAATTGAAAACTGAAGACTTGCGATTTAGTATACAAAAGAGGGAACTAACCTGATCAGATAGATGAAGGTGGATAGCTGATGAGGACTCTGTGATGTAACTACAGTGTTTGTCTGTTTTCTAaccctccccctcctcatcctTTGCATTTGTAAtttgtcagagaaagagagagagagagagagagagagagagagagagagcatattcCTGTGATGGACTTGTGGAACAGGAAAAGGTGCTAGACCCAGGAGGGACCAGGACAGGTATAGGGCTTTTCTTCTCGGTTTTGTATTTTGTGTCTGACTAAAACTACACCATGCAAATAtcccctgaaacacacaaacaATGTGGGTTGGTAACTTCACACCAAGAAGAAAGTCTCTCAACAACACTAGTTGTTCTTTCTTTGCCTTTACGTTCATCCTTCACCTTACTTTATCTTTGTATGGCTCTCATCATGTTGCAACTCCAGGGGAACCACCATAATACCACAGATACAAAGGGATGTTGCTCAATAGGTATATCACTAGGACGTTGATCAATGGATATTGTTGGTTTGTTATCACAGAATACAGAAGTGTAGGCCATATACAAACACAAGATGATGTTTGCTAGTTGATGATGGCCCATTGTACTTATGGCCCATTGTATTGAAGGTCATAGTCTTTGCTCTGCTGTAGGTAAGTTATTTTGCGCTACTGTATGTCGGCATTCATTCACACTTACTGAATTCTGACAGGCATGCAGTTTACATGTGAATAACCTAACCCTTGGATCTGTCAGTTTTTAAAGGCCCGGTGCAGTCAAAATGtgatatatttccacactataacAAAATTGTGATTATTATGTTAAGTGTAAGAGTTGTTTGGAAAAAcggcctgaaatttcagcctgctGGGTGACATCACCagatggtaaattagttaatagaccaataagatcgagagttccaaacctctctgccaataacagctagttttccgttTTCCCTTccctactcagaccactcccagacagtcctagcaacatttttgcttgagaaattgctctttgctaagaagcaatttttgtttctttttgaccattttaatttaaaacaatcacagtaagatacttaattgttaaccagaaatgatttgatattgagataaaaatggctgcattggacctttaaagtgtcaatcagcagttgctacatccatttttggacttacaaATGAATGAtctgtacccattgattcttgaagaatataacttacaaATGTCTAATGAGCTGAGTTCAACTGTTGTTCCCCATCagaccaaaatataagcttgttttacaccAATGTTTGTAAAGAAAGAAAATGTAAACAAGCAGTagactatatagcctcaaaacgtggttaaaaatataattttggatctatagctctgtctatgcatttgagaatagttccatttctccagccccattcctcagatttttattttactgctgaTTACCGCTTTAAATGGAAGATTGAGTTAATTGTCTTTATGATGTCATATTTGGCTACCATGGACAGAATTATTTTTTGGAACGTAGGAAACATACCACTTGTCCTCTTGGGACACCTGACTGCTGACCTAAGTCCCCACTCATACATTCTATTACTTTTGATTGGGTAATTGTGCTCGGGACGTTTCCAAAGCAGGTAAAGGTGGTGGGACAGGGTCTTTAGCCAAAAAATGGATTATTTAACACCGTGCCTGGATAGATATTTGATGACCTTGACCTACACAACAATGCTTGACTCAAAGGATGATTCTGCAGGTATGATGCAAGAGCACATAGGGGTCTTGTTGCATGCTGACCTATGAGCTCATGCTGAGCCCTTGATTAAAACACGCTTATAAGTTGGAACTAAGTTTTTATCACATACAGTAACATCAACCTCTTCTCTTTCCTGCCAGGCAAAGATATAAGCTTCGCCTGGGGCAAGGGAGTGGACGTGCGCGTGACAAACCGCCTGCGGGTCCCGCTGACACCGGACAACTTGCAGTCGCTTTCCTTCAGCATTCCGGGCCTTCACACGCGACTCAACACACCACTGGAACATGTAGGCCTGTTTCACTATGGCCATTTACTGGTGTACAACCTGCCATCGGTGCCTGCCGACAAACCAGACGAAGACAGTGGGGTTTCCCTCGCTCCTCCATTGAGCTGCTTTTATTTGGGAGAGGACGGTGGAGAGGTACAGGGCTCAGCACGAGATGATGCGCCCGCGGGGATTGTCTCAAACTCTGTCTCGCCGGAGGGTAACTGCTTGTATTCAGCAGGACAACCTGAAGATTCTCCAGTAATAGACTCTCCAGATTTGAGAGGCAGTGACGAGCAGTCTCTGTGCAGCGGTTCAGAGAACTTCTACACATGTCCATCTGCAGCCTCTCAGGACTCCGTTCCGTCCCCTTGGAGTGCTCATTGGGCGTCAGCCGCCATGTCCCCGCATTATGGGTCAGGGTCATCACCAAACCTGCCTAGCTCCACACCGACCAGCGAAGATCATAGTGACAGTAATGAGCTGTTGTCGGTGGAGTTCAAAGGGCGACGCTACGTGCGTGTCCTGTCCCGGGTCAAGCCTAGGACAGATGAAGACGTGGAGGCCAGTTGGACGGTGACAGACTTCACGAAGCGCGGGGAGCCCGTGTTCTCTCTGCGGCTTGACTTCATGCGGCCCCGACCACCCTTACCCCGGTGGATGGAGGGCATAGCAGAGAGGTACTGGTGATGATGATGGGCTTGACAAGAGCTGGACAGTACATGCCAATTTTTACTGATCTGCCTCCAATGTTGAGAAACATCTGACCAATTCCCACTGTCAAATAAACAAACTCCAATTAAACGTATGGTTGTGTTATTTATCAAACAATTCAATGCAAGTGTCAGCATAATgtcaaatagaatagaatatcacTTTATTATTCATCAGGCCAAATCATTGAGGCTGTGATCATTAAATGTCAAGTTGAATTGACAGCCTAAGCTACCTGACTCTATCCTGTAggcctactctcctctctctcactcaaaaCATCCCCAACGTTTCTTATTAACCTATGTTTAATCTATCGTCCAAAACATAGACTTCATAAGGTTggctactttttattattttttaaaataattgaaATCTTCAATTAGAACCTGATATATGTAGGCCTAGGCCCAGCGGAGACCTACGGCTGGAACAGTGGTGTATTGTGGGTACATTTTGTGAGGCAACCCGTCTGTCTAGAGAGACTAGCAGAGCTCAGTGTTTGAAGCCTCCCTGTTTTTATGTGTGTGAAGACAAAGACAACTTTCCACATTGCGTAGATCACCACCTGTACTGTTACAAGCAACCTCAATGACAGTGGAATGCTCATGGTCTTATTTTGATTAATTGTATTTCTGAAGAACAGAGGAAGATTGCAGTGGGCCTCAAAAGAATACGGACAACAGAAGTTGTGTGTTTTGAACTTCGGAGCAGAGCACCCGTCAAAGGAGTCATCTCAGGGGTGACGATGGATGTTCAGGTTGAATACCTGAAGAGAATTCCTGATCTGGTTGGTGCCCTGCGCTTGACCCTCTGGGTGAAAGGAGAAAAATAAGAAAGTCTAtcggtgtcacaccctgatctgtttcacccgtcttgtgtttgtctccacccccctccaggtgtcgctcattTTCCTCATTATCCcttgtgcatttatacctgtgttttctgtttgtctgttgccagttcgtcttgtcttgtcaagcctaccagtgtttttTTCCCCGGTACTCCTGTTTCGCGGTAGTTCCagtgaccattctgcctgccctgaccctgtgcctgcctgccgttctgtacctcttGACAATgtcctggattactgacccctgcctgccctgagcctgcctgccattctgtaccttacggactctgccatggattactgacccctgcctgccctgatcctgagcctgcctgccattctgtattTTACGGACTCTGCcatggattactgacctctgcctgcccttgacctgtcgttttgtaAATACCTTTTGTTATTTCGAACTATctacatctgggtcttatcctgaggtctgatagtCAGTCctgttgtttttttattaagAGCACCTACATACACATGTGAAGCTTGGTTATGTAAAACACGCTGTAAGTGTAGTAGGATGGCCCTTGTGTGCAGAGATGGCCCTTCACTCCATACAAACAAAAAACTGTACGGGCCCAGTAATAAGATATTACCAGTGGTAGGGCAGTTGGTGAGTAAAGACATAAGTGCCATCCAGCCTGTCTTTGTCATTGACTCTCTGGCCAGACTATTGCTGGGGCTGCCAGCAATTGAAGCATTGCAACTCATTGAGAGAGTGAGCGAACTGTAGGACCCAGGGGAGGTTTTCAAAAAGACATTCCCAAAAGTATATTCTGGCCTAGGAAGGCC comes from Salmo trutta chromosome 7, fSalTru1.1, whole genome shotgun sequence and encodes:
- the LOC115197526 gene encoding uncharacterized protein LOC115197526, which gives rise to MDYLTPCLDRYLMTLTYTTMLDSKDDSAGKDISFAWGKGVDVRVTNRLRVPLTPDNLQSLSFSIPGLHTRLNTPLEHVGLFHYGHLLVYNLPSVPADKPDEDSGVSLAPPLSCFYLGEDGGEVQGSARDDAPAGIVSNSVSPEGNCLYSAGQPEDSPVIDSPDLRGSDEQSLCSGSENFYTCPSAASQDSVPSPWSAHWASAAMSPHYGSGSSPNLPSSTPTSEDHSDSNELLSVEFKGRRYVRVLSRVKPRTDEDVEASWTVTDFTKRGEPVFSLRLDFMRPRPPLPRWMEGIAERYW
- the LOC115196620 gene encoding G-protein coupled receptor 183, with protein sequence MGINSTFSYGGSPTPPPCNISNTSFCVDQNSNGTNSFATSSFVEIFWSFYGVDSSIDEVMQQCHILADSIVWLSIKIFTLLTGLPANMGLLWLLMSSKKALSASKVLGLNLSILDILYCLSLPMDIYTAMHHDASQQMLTAAEALSALNIFGCPLLLACMCVERYLAAAHPMAYIQLGKWEYRAGVCALAWLLTLVVMLLAYFQGVFSMVLYLALTTSVLFLIMLMCLVGIVWVLCQSRPGEGSGSGGSMNLKRRALKNILAVLVPSVVAYTPLVALVPFMSMWHLEEEDQEANRIHCRILQLLLAFPNFGLFIGPLFYLARIRQLLPCCRKGNNKALADSKTQAE